The following coding sequences lie in one Lentilactobacillus sp. SPB1-3 genomic window:
- the smc gene encoding chromosome segregation protein SMC encodes MQLKSIEIVGFKSFAEKTKIDFPTGLTGIVGPNGSGKSNIAESIRWVLGEQSAKTLRGTKMFDVIFSGSADRKSQNMASVTLTLDNADNYIQSALPEIKVARKLFRNGDSSYFLNEKECRLKDIVNLFMDSGIGQGSLSIISQGNIDAILNSTSEERRTIIESVAGIYKYKQQKMTAQKELTTTSDNLDRVNDIINELEQRIVPLEEQSNLANDYLDQKKQLTKIEKTKLIVDTQRLINTVDSLTAKLKQLSSTKVNLTQEIKSQTSKKIELQSELESNNSRAEELETKLVEISKKIEQLRSHKQLSSQQASFTNENLKQIVATLSEAEETKKQLSQQFKDLVANQNDVKQKLTQVQSQIDDLQSKLPEKSSKELAEEIQTNRDKYIDLLQRQTELKNQLSLQEKDNQQFNQQINSQSERINNLTAQVNSQKDDFQAESSKLEELKTSLDQQEKQLTQDNQNYTAAKNDLNQANDEWLSALRIAEEAKAKLKSLQNIHDSYRGYYFGVSNLLKHRNELPGIYGTVSEFVKIQKEYVLAIDIAMGGRSQNIIVETNDDASQAIRFLTQHKLGRVTLLPLKTIRAKYIPESIISVANKNSGFIGIASDLISIDDKFQHIFKFLLGTTIVADNLKSAISISGVINHAYRVVTLDGQVVNPGGSLTGGATKKNTQSVLSQQTELDDLSQVVADMNQKLVVKEQRLAELKEHVDQLAEQVSVTQEHERQARQSVAMQENLIQQKQVELNQLTRQLKTVKLGYQNIIADNETNQDQDVQTKLSDTQQQLQSINALIDQLSTKQSDVQNLESEQQAQRQQLHEQQLLLEQSQRQLTNELITLQERIDTNDRLIDESTSKKKILENQLTDQPTKQELDEQISKGMVTEQDVKQNLAKIKQEVANTNQEIDSLNDTLSNQRVNLSNVDNEIEVKNNQLDKDKQSVSYNFDKLLETYAMKKADVENFDVSGVNISELISRINMLQRGIEELGPVNIGSIQEFNDVSARYKFLDNQRKDLITAENKLQKTMSSMDNTISTKFGNAFEKISAAFSKVFVDMFGGGEAKLVLTDPDDLLNTGMDIMVQPPGKNYRALNLLSGGEKALTAITLLFAIIKVSPVPFCILDEAEAALDPFNADRFAQYLKQYGSDTQFIVITHRKETMIYADQLYGITMQDSGVSKVITVNLDNIQEEVK; translated from the coding sequence GTGCAATTAAAATCAATTGAAATCGTTGGATTTAAATCCTTCGCGGAAAAAACAAAAATAGATTTTCCAACTGGTTTAACTGGAATTGTCGGTCCTAACGGAAGCGGTAAGAGTAATATCGCAGAGTCCATTCGTTGGGTCCTTGGTGAGCAATCAGCTAAAACATTGCGTGGAACCAAAATGTTTGATGTGATTTTTTCAGGTTCTGCGGATCGTAAATCTCAAAATATGGCTTCAGTAACGTTGACTTTAGATAATGCTGATAATTATATTCAATCTGCATTACCAGAAATCAAAGTTGCTCGGAAGTTGTTTAGAAATGGTGACAGTTCATACTTTTTGAACGAAAAAGAATGTCGCTTAAAAGACATCGTTAATTTATTTATGGACTCTGGCATTGGTCAGGGTTCTTTGTCGATTATTTCGCAAGGAAATATCGATGCGATTTTGAACAGTACTTCTGAGGAACGACGAACGATTATCGAAAGTGTTGCTGGAATTTACAAGTACAAACAACAAAAAATGACAGCACAAAAAGAATTGACCACCACTAGTGACAACTTAGATAGAGTCAATGACATTATTAATGAGCTAGAGCAACGGATAGTTCCTTTAGAGGAACAGTCCAACTTGGCAAATGATTATCTTGATCAAAAAAAGCAATTAACTAAAATCGAAAAGACTAAGTTAATCGTAGATACTCAGAGGTTAATTAATACTGTGGATTCCCTGACTGCGAAACTGAAGCAGTTGTCATCTACTAAGGTAAATTTAACTCAAGAAATAAAAAGTCAGACTAGCAAGAAAATTGAGCTACAATCTGAATTAGAGAGTAACAATTCTCGAGCTGAAGAATTAGAAACTAAGTTAGTGGAAATTTCTAAAAAAATCGAACAGCTAAGAAGCCATAAACAATTAAGTTCGCAACAAGCCTCATTTACCAATGAAAATTTGAAACAAATCGTTGCAACGTTATCTGAGGCGGAAGAAACCAAGAAACAGTTGAGCCAGCAATTTAAAGACTTAGTTGCAAATCAAAATGATGTGAAACAAAAGCTAACACAAGTGCAATCTCAAATCGATGACCTTCAGTCAAAGTTACCGGAAAAATCTTCAAAGGAGCTTGCTGAAGAAATTCAAACTAATCGAGATAAATACATCGATTTGCTACAAAGACAAACTGAATTAAAGAATCAACTGTCTTTGCAAGAGAAAGATAATCAACAATTCAATCAACAAATTAACTCCCAATCTGAGAGAATCAATAATTTAACTGCTCAAGTGAATAGTCAAAAGGATGATTTTCAAGCTGAGAGTAGTAAGCTTGAAGAACTAAAAACTTCTCTTGATCAACAAGAGAAACAATTGACACAAGATAATCAAAATTACACTGCTGCCAAAAATGATTTAAATCAGGCAAATGATGAATGGCTGTCAGCTTTAAGAATTGCTGAGGAGGCCAAGGCCAAGTTAAAATCTTTACAAAATATCCATGATTCATATCGTGGTTATTATTTTGGTGTGTCTAATTTATTAAAACATCGTAACGAATTACCGGGAATTTATGGAACGGTGTCTGAATTCGTTAAAATTCAAAAAGAATATGTGTTAGCAATCGACATCGCTATGGGCGGTAGATCACAAAATATCATAGTGGAAACAAACGATGATGCATCACAAGCAATTCGTTTTTTAACTCAACATAAGTTGGGCCGAGTCACATTGTTACCTCTTAAAACGATTCGTGCTAAGTACATACCTGAATCAATCATCAGCGTGGCAAATAAAAATTCAGGATTTATCGGCATTGCCAGTGATTTAATATCGATTGATGATAAATTCCAACACATCTTTAAATTTTTACTTGGGACCACTATCGTTGCTGATAATTTAAAATCAGCGATTTCAATTAGTGGAGTAATCAATCATGCTTATCGGGTAGTTACTTTGGATGGTCAGGTCGTTAATCCAGGAGGGTCGCTAACTGGTGGTGCGACTAAGAAAAATACTCAAAGTGTTTTAAGCCAGCAAACAGAATTAGATGATTTGAGTCAAGTCGTTGCCGACATGAATCAGAAACTAGTTGTAAAAGAACAACGATTAGCAGAACTCAAAGAGCATGTCGATCAACTTGCCGAACAAGTGTCTGTTACACAAGAACATGAACGACAAGCCCGTCAAAGTGTTGCGATGCAAGAAAATCTGATTCAACAAAAACAAGTAGAACTCAATCAACTAACAAGACAGTTAAAGACCGTAAAACTTGGTTATCAAAACATAATAGCTGATAATGAGACTAACCAAGACCAAGATGTACAAACTAAATTATCTGATACGCAGCAACAATTGCAGTCAATAAATGCGTTGATTGATCAGTTGAGCACTAAGCAAAGTGACGTGCAGAATCTGGAATCAGAACAACAAGCTCAACGACAACAGTTGCATGAACAACAACTACTGTTAGAGCAATCGCAGCGGCAGTTAACCAATGAGTTAATTACTTTGCAAGAGCGCATTGACACAAACGACCGTTTGATAGATGAAAGCACTAGTAAAAAGAAAATCTTGGAAAATCAACTTACTGACCAGCCAACAAAGCAAGAGTTAGATGAGCAAATTAGTAAGGGTATGGTCACAGAACAAGATGTTAAACAAAATCTAGCGAAGATTAAACAAGAGGTCGCAAATACGAATCAAGAAATTGATTCTTTAAACGATACCCTGTCAAATCAACGGGTTAACTTGAGTAATGTTGATAATGAAATTGAAGTAAAAAATAATCAATTGGATAAAGATAAGCAGAGCGTTTCCTACAATTTTGATAAGCTTTTGGAAACATATGCAATGAAAAAAGCAGACGTTGAGAACTTCGACGTCAGTGGTGTCAATATTAGTGAATTAATCAGTCGAATCAACATGCTTCAAAGAGGAATTGAGGAGCTTGGTCCTGTGAACATTGGCTCGATTCAAGAATTTAATGATGTTTCGGCCAGATATAAATTCCTTGATAATCAACGTAAAGATTTAATTACTGCAGAAAACAAATTGCAAAAGACAATGTCATCTATGGATAACACCATCAGCACTAAGTTTGGAAATGCTTTTGAAAAGATTTCGGCAGCATTTTCGAAAGTGTTTGTCGATATGTTTGGTGGTGGCGAAGCAAAATTGGTTTTAACTGATCCTGACGATTTGTTGAACACAGGTATGGATATTATGGTTCAGCCACCTGGAAAAAATTATCGTGCACTAAATTTGTTATCTGGTGGTGAAAAGGCTTTGACGGCAATCACACTATTGTTTGCCATTATAAAAGTCAGTCCAGTTCCATTTTGTATTTTGGATGAAGCAGAAGCTGCTTTGGATCCGTTCAATGCAGATCGCTTCGCACAATATTTGAAGCAATACGGCAGTGACACTCAATTCATTGTTATTACTCATCGAAAAGAAACAATGATCTATGCTGATCAATTGTATGGAATTACTATGCAAGATTCCGGAGTTTCCAAAGTGATAACAGTTAATTTAGATAACATTCAAGAAGAGGTAAAATAA
- the ftsY gene encoding signal recognition particle-docking protein FtsY: MGLFDIFRRRSKESKEEKQPEETVKSSEQSEQETKLESVTDAQTTAADANETEAENTATEATTDSTSTDDQSDVKENEEAEKPVMNDSEESDSSFDSSEETNESSTEESDNSQATETVSEGDNLEDVSDDSAVEDTREKTTTRQDTQSETIANTDSETITNNLETETAASQEDTNESEESPVEEPTSVDNQSTEPDDTQKFDDTKQPTEDGATQYEHGLAKSRSTFGQRLNALFANFRSVDEEFFERLEDMLIESDVGFETAMKLTDELRDEVKLQNAKKPKDVQNVIVQKMIELYDSEGNGEDNTLHLASSGPTVLLFVGVNGVGKTTTIGKLAKRFKDEGKKVLLVAADTFRAGAIEQLNVWAQRDGVDIVKKEAGSDPAASVFDGVKKAKAENYDILMVDTAGRLQNKVNLMNELAKMKKILTREIPDAPHEVLLVLDATTGQNAMTQAKTFKDTTDVTGIVLTKLDGTAKGGIVLAIRNELHLPVKLVGLGEKVTDLADFDANNFIYGLFKGLFKD; encoded by the coding sequence ATGGGACTTTTTGATATTTTTAGACGACGCTCTAAAGAATCTAAGGAAGAAAAACAGCCTGAAGAAACTGTTAAATCTTCCGAACAATCAGAACAAGAAACAAAGTTGGAGTCAGTGACTGATGCGCAAACGACTGCTGCAGACGCTAATGAAACTGAAGCTGAGAACACGGCTACAGAAGCAACAACAGACAGTACTTCAACTGATGATCAATCTGATGTCAAAGAAAATGAAGAGGCAGAAAAGCCTGTCATGAATGATTCTGAAGAATCAGATTCCTCATTTGATAGTAGTGAAGAAACCAATGAATCATCAACAGAAGAATCAGACAATTCACAAGCCACTGAGACTGTGAGTGAAGGCGATAATTTAGAAGATGTGAGTGATGATTCTGCAGTTGAAGACACTCGAGAAAAAACTACCACTAGACAAGATACTCAAAGTGAGACAATTGCTAACACTGATAGCGAAACAATCACAAACAATTTGGAAACCGAGACTGCTGCTAGTCAAGAAGATACAAATGAATCTGAAGAATCACCTGTTGAGGAGCCAACCAGTGTTGATAATCAGTCCACTGAACCGGACGATACTCAGAAGTTTGATGATACTAAACAGCCCACAGAAGACGGTGCCACGCAATATGAACATGGTCTAGCCAAAAGTCGTTCAACCTTTGGTCAAAGGCTGAACGCATTATTTGCTAACTTCCGAAGCGTTGATGAAGAATTTTTCGAACGTCTAGAAGACATGTTGATAGAATCAGATGTCGGTTTTGAAACTGCTATGAAGTTAACTGATGAATTAAGAGATGAGGTTAAACTTCAAAACGCCAAGAAACCTAAAGACGTCCAAAATGTTATCGTTCAAAAAATGATTGAATTATATGATTCTGAAGGCAACGGTGAAGATAATACTCTTCATTTAGCAAGCAGTGGTCCAACCGTTCTTTTATTTGTTGGGGTTAACGGTGTTGGTAAAACTACTACCATCGGTAAACTAGCAAAACGATTCAAAGATGAAGGCAAAAAGGTTCTTCTAGTTGCCGCTGACACGTTTAGAGCTGGTGCTATTGAACAATTAAATGTTTGGGCACAACGAGACGGTGTCGATATTGTAAAAAAAGAGGCCGGATCTGATCCAGCTGCCTCAGTCTTTGACGGTGTTAAAAAAGCCAAAGCAGAAAATTATGATATTTTGATGGTTGATACTGCTGGTAGACTTCAAAATAAAGTCAATTTAATGAATGAGTTGGCTAAAATGAAGAAAATACTGACTAGAGAAATTCCTGACGCTCCGCATGAAGTGTTGCTAGTCCTAGATGCTACAACTGGTCAGAATGCTATGACGCAGGCCAAAACGTTTAAGGATACAACTGATGTGACTGGTATCGTGTTAACTAAGCTTGACGGTACTGCCAAAGGTGGTATTGTGTTAGCAATTAGGAATGAATTACATTTACCAGTTAAACTTGTCGGTTTAGGTGAAAAGGTTACTGATTTGGCAGACTTTGATGCAAATAACTTTATCTATGGATTGTTCAAAGGGTTATTTAAGGATTAA
- a CDS encoding putative DNA-binding protein, protein MELEKNNYINSLFAFYEPLLTGKQASYLELYYANDYSLGEIAEEFSVSRQAVYDNIKRSEKILISYEQKLNLYKNYTDRNSKLDQIQAYVQLNYPNDAELNKLISSLETTEEE, encoded by the coding sequence ATGGAACTAGAAAAAAACAACTATATAAATTCCTTGTTTGCTTTTTATGAACCGCTTTTAACCGGTAAGCAAGCTAGTTATCTGGAACTATACTATGCTAATGATTATTCTCTGGGAGAAATTGCTGAAGAGTTTAGTGTCAGTCGGCAAGCCGTCTACGATAATATCAAACGGTCAGAAAAAATCTTAATTAGCTATGAACAAAAACTAAACCTATATAAGAATTACACAGACCGTAATTCAAAATTAGATCAAATTCAGGCATATGTTCAATTGAACTATCCTAATGATGCAGAACTAAATAAATTAATCAGTTCGTTAGAAACAACTGAAGAAGAATGA
- the ffh gene encoding signal recognition particle protein, protein MAFEGLTERLQNAMKKLRGKGKISEADLRETMREIRLALLEADVNFTVVRNFVKTVQDRAKGADVLEGLNPSQQIIKIVDEELTKMMGEEAVPLNKAPKIPTIIMMSGLQGAGKTTTAGKLALKLKDEQNARPLLVADDVYRPAAIDQLQTVGEQIDVPVFQLGTDVDPVEIAKRGVAHAIENHNDYVIIDTAGRLQIDEALMGELKNIESEVKPNEILLVIDSMTGQNAVATAEGFNDALDITGVVLTKLDGDTRGGAALSIRAVTDRPIKFVGQGEKMTDLDVFYPDRMASRILGMGDMLSLIEKTQKDYDEKKAQELTEKIQENSFDFNDFLDQISQIQKMGPLEDIMKMIPGMANNPALQNVNMDPKDMEHIKAIVYSMTEQEREDPDVLNPSRRRRIAAGSGRPIQEVNRMIKQFNQMKKMMNQVSKGNMSGMENMMNATGMGGGSGLGSKMSNLAMKQMSRKLRKNKKKRLKSKKKRK, encoded by the coding sequence ATGGCATTTGAAGGCTTAACAGAGCGTCTTCAAAACGCAATGAAGAAGCTTCGTGGTAAGGGTAAGATCAGCGAAGCCGACTTAAGAGAAACGATGCGTGAAATCAGATTGGCTTTATTAGAAGCCGATGTTAATTTTACGGTCGTTAGAAATTTTGTTAAAACTGTCCAGGATCGTGCTAAAGGGGCAGACGTTCTTGAAGGGTTAAATCCTTCCCAACAAATCATCAAGATCGTTGACGAAGAGTTAACTAAGATGATGGGTGAGGAAGCTGTACCGCTAAACAAGGCTCCTAAGATTCCAACCATCATTATGATGTCCGGTCTTCAAGGGGCTGGTAAAACCACTACTGCAGGTAAATTAGCCCTTAAATTAAAGGATGAACAGAACGCTCGACCTTTATTAGTTGCCGATGACGTTTATCGTCCTGCCGCAATTGATCAATTGCAAACAGTTGGGGAACAAATTGATGTTCCTGTATTTCAATTAGGAACAGATGTTGATCCCGTAGAAATTGCTAAACGTGGTGTTGCTCATGCCATTGAGAACCACAATGATTATGTAATTATTGATACTGCTGGTAGATTGCAAATTGATGAAGCCTTGATGGGTGAACTTAAAAACATTGAATCAGAAGTTAAACCAAACGAAATTTTGTTGGTTATCGATTCAATGACCGGACAAAATGCAGTTGCTACTGCCGAAGGATTTAACGATGCTTTGGATATCACTGGTGTTGTTTTAACCAAATTAGATGGTGATACTCGTGGTGGTGCTGCTTTATCAATTAGAGCAGTTACTGACAGGCCAATCAAATTTGTTGGTCAAGGTGAAAAGATGACTGATCTGGATGTCTTTTATCCAGATCGAATGGCTTCCAGAATTTTGGGTATGGGAGACATGCTTTCCCTTATCGAAAAAACTCAAAAAGATTACGACGAGAAAAAGGCTCAAGAGTTAACTGAAAAGATTCAAGAAAATAGTTTTGATTTTAACGATTTTCTCGATCAAATCAGTCAGATTCAAAAAATGGGACCATTAGAAGATATCATGAAGATGATTCCAGGAATGGCCAATAATCCTGCTCTTCAAAACGTAAATATGGATCCTAAGGATATGGAACATATCAAGGCCATTGTTTACTCAATGACTGAACAAGAACGTGAAGATCCAGATGTATTAAATCCTTCACGCCGTCGCAGAATTGCTGCTGGTTCTGGTAGACCGATCCAAGAGGTTAATCGGATGATCAAGCAATTTAATCAAATGAAGAAAATGATGAACCAAGTCTCTAAAGGTAACATGTCTGGTATGGAAAACATGATGAATGCCACGGGCATGGGTGGCGGAAGTGGACTTGGATCTAAGATGTCTAACTTAGCAATGAAACAAATGAGCCGTAAACTACGCAAAAACAAGAAAAAGCGATTAAAGTCTAAAAAGAAACGCAAGTAA
- the rpsP gene encoding 30S ribosomal protein S16: MSVKIRLKRMGSKKRPFYRIVVADSRSPRDGRFIENVGTYNPLVEPSKVTLEEDSILNWLNNGAQPSDTVRNILSDAGIMKKYHEAKYSK; this comes from the coding sequence ATGTCTGTTAAAATTCGTTTAAAGCGCATGGGTTCAAAGAAGCGTCCATTCTACCGTATCGTAGTTGCTGATTCACGTAGCCCTCGTGACGGACGTTTCATCGAAAACGTCGGAACATACAATCCATTAGTTGAACCATCAAAGGTAACTTTGGAAGAAGATTCAATTCTTAACTGGTTAAACAATGGTGCACAACCATCAGATACTGTTCGTAATATCTTATCTGATGCTGGCATCATGAAGAAGTATCACGAAGCTAAATACTCAAAATAG
- a CDS encoding KH domain-containing protein yields the protein MVNVDELIKTIIEPLVDDKDDIRISHQETDRFNEYHLHLSDDDVGRVIGKHGHVIQTIRTLVYSVPVSGSKKVRLVVDDGKK from the coding sequence ATGGTTAATGTTGATGAATTAATAAAAACTATAATTGAACCACTGGTTGATGATAAAGATGATATTAGAATTAGTCATCAGGAAACTGATCGGTTTAATGAATATCATCTTCATTTAAGCGATGATGATGTCGGTCGAGTAATCGGCAAGCATGGTCACGTAATTCAAACAATCAGAACACTGGTTTACAGTGTCCCTGTTTCAGGTTCAAAAAAAGTGCGTCTTGTTGTTGATGACGGCAAGAAATAA
- the rimM gene encoding ribosome maturation factor RimM (Essential for efficient processing of 16S rRNA), translated as MNYFNVGKLVNTQGIKGEVRVISTTDFPDQRFKKGNHVFVDDEQTHSMIQLEIDGVRSQKNFIILHFKGYDSINDVLKFKPAILKVDEDSLSDNDLADGEYYYHQIIGLDVVENGTVIGTVKEILAPGANDVWVVKRDHKSDLLLPKIDSVVKDVDLDKGIISVEVPEGLDDED; from the coding sequence TTGAATTATTTTAACGTTGGTAAACTAGTTAACACTCAAGGCATCAAAGGTGAAGTTCGGGTCATTTCAACCACGGATTTCCCGGACCAAAGATTTAAAAAGGGAAACCACGTTTTTGTGGATGATGAACAAACTCATTCAATGATTCAGTTAGAAATTGATGGGGTTAGAAGCCAAAAGAACTTTATCATTCTACATTTTAAAGGCTATGATTCAATTAACGATGTTCTCAAATTTAAGCCTGCTATTTTAAAAGTTGATGAGGATAGCTTGTCAGACAACGATTTAGCAGACGGAGAATACTACTATCACCAAATTATCGGTTTAGATGTTGTCGAAAACGGCACTGTCATTGGTACAGTCAAGGAGATTCTTGCGCCTGGTGCTAACGATGTCTGGGTAGTTAAACGAGACCATAAATCAGATTTACTATTGCCTAAAATTGATTCCGTTGTAAAAGATGTGGATCTTGATAAAGGCATTATAAGCGTTGAAGTTCCGGAGGGGTTAGACGATGAAGATTGA
- the trmD gene encoding tRNA (guanosine(37)-N1)-methyltransferase TrmD, translating into MKIDVLSLFPEMFAGPMHDSIIGKAIENNIIDFNVTNFREFTTDKHNHVDDYPFGGGAGMLLQAQPILDAFEHTQQEAQAKGIPDGKVILMDPAGKQFKQSDAESLAKSEHLTFICGHYEGYDERIRSIVTDEYSLGDYVLTGGELPAMVMIDAISRLIDGVLGNNESAVTESFSTGLLEGPQYTRPAEFRGMKVPDVLISGDHKKIFEWNQKESLRRTYTRRPDLIDHQKLTAIQKRLLSDVRIEEEEKGNK; encoded by the coding sequence ATGAAGATTGATGTTTTAAGCCTATTCCCAGAAATGTTTGCGGGACCTATGCATGATTCTATAATTGGTAAGGCTATCGAAAATAATATTATTGATTTCAACGTCACTAATTTCCGCGAATTTACCACAGATAAGCATAACCACGTTGATGATTATCCATTTGGCGGTGGGGCAGGTATGTTGCTACAAGCTCAACCCATTCTCGATGCATTCGAACATACTCAACAAGAAGCGCAGGCCAAAGGAATTCCTGATGGTAAAGTCATTTTAATGGATCCAGCCGGAAAACAATTCAAGCAGTCTGATGCAGAATCACTTGCTAAGTCTGAACATCTAACATTTATTTGTGGGCATTATGAAGGTTATGACGAACGTATTAGATCTATCGTCACTGATGAGTACTCATTAGGTGATTACGTGCTAACTGGTGGGGAATTACCAGCAATGGTCATGATCGATGCCATTTCTAGACTTATCGATGGTGTATTAGGTAACAACGAATCAGCTGTTACTGAATCATTTTCAACTGGTCTTTTAGAAGGGCCTCAATATACACGTCCTGCCGAATTTAGAGGTATGAAAGTCCCAGATGTTCTCATAAGTGGTGACCATAAGAAGATATTCGAGTGGAATCAAAAGGAATCGTTGAGAAGAACATATACTAGACGACCTGATCTAATCGACCACCAAAAACTTACTGCTATTCAAAAAAGATTGTTGTCTGATGTTAGAATTGAAGAGGAAGAGAAG